Sequence from the Miscanthus floridulus cultivar M001 chromosome 16, ASM1932011v1, whole genome shotgun sequence genome:
caagtgggttagtgaatactatagacccaaatttctcttcccatgttaggtaactagattcaatttccttcaagcaGTATCAATTtgtatttcctacaagtggtatttcttacaaattggtatctttaagcatctagttactttttatgcctaggtttgtatttggatgcttatatcttttgtcatctATAAACTAGGTGTATCTAATGGTAGGCTAGCTCAGTTTTATTCCTATtctttggagcaatcctacatggtttaaaattgtttaggagcacgacacatagcttgtctttcgatttttcatctaatatgtgctaaagtctaaattatagataatttctcctgaatatcatcttcgaaaatgattctcacattcatgtgatatcatatttcaagtggtattattgattctaaaaacaatgtgcatgtcttctacaagtattccatacttgtgtgcaaaaATTTacggggaggttactctacaagttggatgctttgagactaacaccttttcaagcttatcatgtgtgtagtagtcttattgcaaggaaaatagagtccccggagttaaacatcatacttcaaatatccaccacctattgcaagtggtagaaatcaaattgatttccacatgtggtatttctaaaccgatatcatcatattgacttcattttgatatttatatgctttcttcatgcattatatagattaaattcccttgagcaataatttaccaattatgcacATGCTTTGCCGTCTaccatatgtatgtatatatttagagggggcttagtctatataatgtgagtcaaattttgtgatctattccactctacatacaaaggatcataaagtttgaccctcccttgtgctactaatgtctttcttttcggtgtttgattctaaagtgggagaatttagaggaccaaaagcaagcattaatttataggaccaaaagctagatcataataatttacaagtggtaatggtctacaagtggtgtctacaagtggtaatggttcgagaaagggagaataatggattatggattgcctatgtaatgagaaaatttgtaggaagcaaggcttaaatccataatgccacatgaggatatttgcaagggcaagataagtttttagtCTTACAAGTTGTATCTTtgagcatcatataaccttgccccttgcattgcatcctagcaagtagataatttttaaattccaaatttttattatttacttgttttggtcgtgttatcatcaatcaccaaaaagggggagattgtaaggaaaatggaccctaggcccatttactttggattttggtgtttgatgaccaacacaaccaaattggactaatgaatttgcaagtgattgttttctagtccaatagggtgcaagacgtgacttggacgaaggcgacgtgatgatccgatgatcaacaccataaacaagaccctaggagcacaagagaagacctaaaatatcaagtaaagtccaagcacgaagataggaaccaagccgcacgcaagatcgcaaagatacgaactcatagaggtgaccgaatgctggaccgAACGTTGGAAGATGATataccggacgctccgatcagtggctcggcaatagcaggcgtcagcagcagcaaccggacgctggaccggatactggtggcaaatcgaccagacgcatccggtggcatgtgaccggacgctggcaacgtctgatcagttgatcgcagctctaacggtcgagacgaccggacgcgtccgatcaggacgtgatcagcgtccggtcagtagcagaaaagtggaatttcgtccccaacggctactttctcagtggggcttataaatacaacccccaaccgaccaAATGAGttgagtggagctaaggaaacatatcaatggtgttgatacactattttaatgatctccacttgcataatgcttagtgatttattaggtgattagcgtatatgctttgcgaagtgcttaggttgattagaccaccgcttatgcgcttgctctaggtttaggcctagtgtttagtgaggtttgaatatctcttaccactcggtgcttgcatgcaccattgttgtatatcagagaggcttatagtcttgcgagatcacactaaccgcgtttatggtgtggccgccaccgtgtaccggagggaataaggcccgcggcgttttggctggaagcttgatagtgaaaacGGCAGgaagcatccgagagaggcttgccgaaagacacgtcggagacccacttgcgcgtggggaaggtccgAGGCTATCTATGGAGTTATCCGATCGGGAGCTtgacccttgtgagggattccttgcaaggggctccaacgaggactaggggaagcttgcgcgcttctcgataccttgataaaaatatcggagtcgtcgacgggagtttgcatatctctacattgctttttagcttccgcatttacattgtttgtattactacttttacggtagagatagcaacgcactagcaaaaccgtagtcgcatatttagatagtttatcttttgcatatcttttgttaagggtagaaaaagaggtcatagtttggAATtgaaattttaagttgcctaattcacttccctcttaggcgtcatggtcccctagaGTAATAATTTATCTCTAATTaaaactagaaatatttatttattaGAGGTCAAAGTTTCAAAGACCCGTAATATTGTATTTCTTATTTATCTTTATCTTTATCAAAATGCATAGTTCCCTTGTTAGAAAAGAAAAAGCAAAAGTTTCAAAGACCGGTAATACTGTATTTCTTATTTATCTTTATCTTTATAAAAAAACATAGTTCCCTggttagaaaagaaaaaggaaaatgaaaggaaaggaaagggCAGCATTTTTTAAAGAAAGCATAGTTCCCTCGTTTGAAAAGAAAAAGCAAAATAAAAGGAAAGGACAGCATTTTTTTTGGAACAGAAAAGACACGGACATCACCGTGCACGAGCGGGGCGGCACATCCCTCAGACCCCGACGTATGATCCGGAACACGTAGTTGCGGGAGAAGGAAAAAAGAAAGCAGATACAGAAacggaaaaagaaaaagacacgGACAGAGCGCTGGTAACACGGGTAGAATAGGGTGATTAGGTTGACGAAAAATCAAAGAGGgcagaaattttacctctttattattatgtatagatatagatatagatgtaGCTGTAGCTGTATGTGTACATCTTCTATGGCAAGTAAGGATAGGAGATTTGACGTCCATTGTTTTCTGATGATGGTTTCAACCAAATCTCTGTGAAGAATCTTCTAAAGAGGCGTATCCTGTTTACGTGATAAACTGAGTCCACAGACCTTACAGTGACGAGCGTCATGTTCGttgccatactttttcagccaacgaacagtatttttttctcataacaaattagtcaacagtactttcagtcatggcttatcagccaaatgaACATGCAGAGGTTAATCCGTGAAAAACTGACAAACCCTGACGGTGACACAAGTGACCTGCAATTCATGGAACTTGTCATAGGTCATCGTTGAGCTGATCCGCAGTTGTTGTCGCGTGATAAGCTCAATTCACCTGCAATTTGCGCCGAATCCTAGAAAACAAACTCTCAGGCTGAGCCTGGCTAAGATTGCCTTAGCTAAGATTCAGGTGTAGGCGTGTGGCTTGTATATGGCTTGTATACACGCCGACACCGCACAACGGGCCACAGCCCACAGCCCAACTCACGCCTGTGCGGCCCAACGCGACGCACACTTGTCCTCTGTCTTCCAGCTCGGTCTAAACTCTGTAGCTTCTTCCGACCCGCGCTCTCGTTGAACGGAAAGAACATTGCCGGAGATGTCGTCGATGGCCACGAAGCTCGTCAACACCGCCGAGGTCGCCTCGTCGGACGCGCAAACCCTAGTCGCGGTAAACCCCTCCGCCACGCACCTCTCTTCCCCCCTTCCCCGCCTCCGCCGCCCGCAAAACCCTAATCCCTCCTTCGATTCCCCGCAGGACATGCGGAAGGCAATCAGCACCATGAAGTCCCTCGCCGTAGACTTCGAGAGGGACGGCAAGTCCGACAAGGCAAGCGAACGCCACTGTTTAATCCCCATCCGACCTCGCCTCTAAACCCCCTAACACCCCCAACGGCACGGGCATTTTTCATTTcaggtgaagaagcttgaggagATGGTTCTGGAGATGGTGGCTTCGTACGAGGACTGCGCGGCCATGGCCCAGGCGATTAAGGCGGTGCCTGGAGTGTATCAGCCGTCTGATCAGGTGGGGTGCTGCCTGCCGTCCGGATTGAAGCGATTTAGGGCCTTTGAAATTGGAGTAATTATGTCTGACTCTTCTTGGCCTTGTTGTTTTGATTCCGTCTCCACTCGAAGCCAACGGATTTCAAAACATTGATCGAGGTGGAGGTTAGCAAGATTAAGGGAGCGTCATCAGCATCACAACAGAACCACCCACTCTTTCGGCAGTTCAGGGAGACTGTCTGGGTATGTGTTACAGAGTAGCATGCTAATGGTCATTTGACGATCTTCAGTATTATGCATTCTAAATGTGCTCCCTGCATTAGCTAGTTGCTCTCATATGACTACAATAGCTAGAATGTGAATTTGGGAACAGAAATGATATGTTTGTGTAATTTCGCAAAATGTCTTATCTTCTGATGTCTTGTGTTGTTTTCTGCAGAATGTTCACCATGCTGGTCAGCCTATGCCTGGTGAGGAACAGGAGGACATTGTCATGACTAGCACTCAGATGAGCATCTTAAATGTCACATGCCCATTAACAGGAAAGCCTGTGATTGAATTGATAGATCCAGTTCGCTGGTATGAGTATAATTCTGTTCTGTACTTCTGTATCTCGTTGAATATTCTTAGTGGGGTTTTCTAACTCAATAAGTGAAGGTTGAGCGGAACACTTTTCAACCTGGCAAAATTGACGGAATATTTTAAGCCATGTCACTGCTAAAAGAGAATGATCATTCACAATATTATTTTTCAACTGATAAAGATGGAGTGGAAATTGTACGCACAAGCAACATGTTTCAACAGCACTTTGAATTATGTTTGTTGAGTACTATATTTGGTCCTGTATCCTTTCGGTGACTTACTGAAATCTGGATTTTCCTGGCCTCATTTGATATGGTATTCATGTCAGTAGAATGATTTGTTCTCAGCTCCCTGTCTCCCTGATGGAGCTACTAGTTTGCCATTGTCAATAGTGTAACAGTCTTCTACACCAGATATCTGGTGCTACATATACAACCCTTTCTGGCAACCTGACTTACTTTGAGACAGCCGAAAAGTAATAATTTCCTTTCTGTCACCATGGAATACTTTGATACAACCCTGTGCCATTTTTGGCTGATAAATCCCCAATTGGTTATTACTCCATGACATACCTTGTTTCTTTAGTATAAA
This genomic interval carries:
- the LOC136513606 gene encoding E3 SUMO-protein ligase MMS21-like, translating into MSSMATKLVNTAEVASSDAQTLVADMRKAISTMKSLAVDFERDGKSDKVKKLEEMVLEMVASYEDCAAMAQAIKAVPGVYQPSDQPTDFKTLIEVEVSKIKGASSASQQNHPLFRQFRETVWNVHHAGQPMPGEEQEDIVMTSTQMSILNVTCPLTGKPVIELIDPVRCVDCKHIYEKDPLMQYIRTKKPPQCPIAGCPRVLERGKVICDPLLRIEIEELRSSETGAPNATNIDDLTDLIDDDDE